The bacterium genome includes a window with the following:
- a CDS encoding SDR family oxidoreductase — translation MTENTIKDSVVFVTGANRGIGRAITEALLDRGVEKVYAAARKPDALADLAERYGDRVVPLELDVTDAEKVRAAAERAGDVRVLFNNAGVAVGGGLTEDGIVDAARTEMEVNYFAPLHLLQRFAPILEANGGGAIVNVASIAGLSNFPFYPTYSASKAAAQSLTQAASALLAAQNTAVHGVYPGPVDTDMSKEIDMDKATPRDVADAILDGLEAGTADIFPDAFAEGFGQQFHTSPKASEEQLAAMLAQA, via the coding sequence GTGACCGAGAACACAATCAAAGACAGCGTGGTTTTCGTAACCGGTGCCAACCGCGGCATCGGCCGTGCCATCACCGAGGCCCTGCTCGACCGAGGCGTGGAGAAGGTCTACGCCGCGGCTCGCAAGCCCGACGCGCTCGCCGATCTGGCGGAGCGCTACGGAGACCGCGTCGTGCCGCTCGAGCTCGACGTCACCGACGCCGAGAAGGTTCGAGCCGCCGCCGAGAGAGCCGGTGACGTGCGGGTCCTTTTCAACAACGCGGGCGTCGCCGTGGGAGGAGGGTTGACCGAGGACGGCATCGTGGACGCCGCCCGCACCGAGATGGAGGTCAACTACTTTGCGCCTCTCCATCTCCTGCAGCGCTTCGCGCCGATTCTCGAAGCCAACGGCGGTGGGGCTATCGTCAACGTGGCATCGATCGCGGGTTTGAGCAACTTTCCCTTCTATCCGACCTACAGCGCCTCCAAGGCCGCGGCTCAATCGCTGACTCAGGCCGCGAGCGCTCTCCTCGCGGCGCAGAACACCGCCGTGCACGGCGTCTATCCGGGCCCGGTCGATACCGATATGTCCAAGGAGATCGACATGGACAAAGCGACGCCGCGCGATGTTGCCGACGCGATCCTGGACGGTCTCGAGGCAGGTACAGCCGACATTTTTCCGGACGCCTTCGCGGAGGGCTTCGGGCAGCAGTTCCACACGTCGCCCAAGGCGTCGGAGGAGCAGCTGGCGGCGATGCTCGCCCAGGCTTGA
- a CDS encoding ring-cleaving dioxygenase, translated as MSEQIAGIHHVTAIATDPQQNVDFYAGVLGLRLVKKTVNFDDPGTYHFYYGDELGRPGTILTFFPWPMARRGSRGSGQATVTSFEIPGASLGFWRERLAQLGAVAEEPKARFDEEVLAFYDPDGLKLELVANSGSGRGEPWSGGPVPPEHAIRGLHSVALSVRDLDATAGLLTETMGLRPGSESGNRFRFETGDDIGDRVDVVHTPETGFGTIAAGTVHHVAWRVPDERSQEAWREVLAGAGLHPTAVLDRQYFKSIYFREPGGVLFEFATDPPGFTRDEDPAELGTGLKLPPWLEPERERLEPALPAIARPRPTARTIA; from the coding sequence ATGAGCGAACAGATTGCCGGAATTCATCACGTCACGGCGATAGCTACCGATCCCCAGCAGAACGTCGATTTCTATGCCGGCGTTCTGGGGCTGCGCCTGGTCAAGAAGACCGTCAACTTCGATGATCCGGGGACCTACCATTTCTACTACGGCGACGAACTTGGTCGTCCCGGGACCATTCTGACGTTCTTCCCCTGGCCGATGGCACGGCGCGGGAGCCGCGGCTCCGGCCAGGCGACCGTGACCTCGTTCGAAATTCCCGGGGCGTCGCTCGGTTTCTGGAGAGAGCGACTGGCGCAGCTCGGAGCGGTCGCCGAGGAGCCGAAGGCCCGTTTCGACGAAGAGGTGCTGGCCTTCTACGATCCCGACGGACTGAAGCTGGAGCTGGTTGCCAACTCCGGAAGCGGCCGTGGTGAGCCATGGAGCGGAGGCCCGGTTCCACCGGAGCACGCCATTCGCGGTCTTCACAGTGTCGCGCTCTCCGTGCGGGATCTGGACGCGACCGCCGGGCTGCTGACCGAGACGATGGGACTCCGGCCCGGGAGTGAAAGCGGCAACCGGTTCCGGTTCGAAACCGGGGACGATATCGGTGACCGAGTCGATGTAGTTCACACGCCGGAAACCGGCTTCGGGACGATCGCCGCCGGCACCGTGCACCACGTCGCCTGGCGAGTGCCCGACGAGAGGTCTCAAGAAGCCTGGCGCGAGGTACTTGCGGGTGCGGGCCTTCATCCCACGGCGGTGCTGGACCGGCAGTACTTCAAGTCGATCTACTTCCGGGAGCCGGGAGGCGTTCTGTTCGAGTTCGCTACCGATCCACCGGGCTTCACTCGCGATGAGGATCCGGCTGAGCTCGGCACCGGGCTCAAGCTGCCGCCGTGGCTCGAGCCGGAGCGCGAGAGGCTCGAGCCGGCTCTGCCGGCCATTGCGCGGCCCCGACCGACGGCGCGGACAATAGCGTGA
- a CDS encoding FAD:protein FMN transferase — protein sequence MAGAGANHHRRLVVVGLCAALLAVAWWATQRVEERQIVVESHPVGIMGTSCSIIAVLPGDEGHRGAEALQSAEDELRRLEGLFSTWMEASEISGLNRASASRAVPLSREALEVLQRARELHRATFGAFDITAGPLIDGWRRAAEQGRLPDRAELEALRDSSSWEDLELTPSGAIKSRPTLRLDVDGIAKGYAIDRAVSALRRAGAAGGMVEVGGDLRVFGRSPAGAGWPVGIRDPSSDQLAGTINIVDRAVCTSGGYARFVEIEGERYSHILDPRTGVPVDDVVSTTVIASDAATADAWATALSVLGSEGLESLEEDVEALLLFGKRDAPRAVASSGFPALGDRSGVPVSRID from the coding sequence ATGGCTGGGGCTGGGGCGAATCACCACCGCCGGCTCGTTGTGGTCGGGCTTTGTGCCGCGCTTTTGGCCGTCGCGTGGTGGGCTACGCAACGAGTCGAAGAGCGGCAGATTGTCGTCGAGAGCCACCCGGTAGGCATCATGGGCACGAGTTGCTCGATCATCGCGGTGCTCCCGGGCGACGAGGGCCATCGGGGAGCCGAGGCTCTGCAGAGCGCAGAGGACGAGTTGAGGCGACTCGAGGGGCTCTTCAGCACCTGGATGGAAGCCTCGGAGATCTCCGGACTCAATCGAGCTTCGGCGAGTCGAGCAGTGCCGCTGTCCCGAGAGGCTCTGGAAGTGCTGCAGCGCGCCAGGGAACTTCATCGCGCGACCTTCGGCGCGTTCGACATCACCGCCGGGCCGCTGATCGATGGCTGGCGTCGCGCCGCGGAGCAGGGGCGACTGCCGGATCGAGCCGAGCTCGAGGCTCTCCGAGATTCTTCGAGCTGGGAGGATCTCGAGCTCACCCCGAGCGGAGCTATCAAGTCGCGTCCGACGCTGCGACTGGACGTCGATGGCATCGCCAAGGGATACGCGATCGATCGGGCGGTGTCGGCTCTGCGCCGGGCGGGCGCGGCCGGCGGCATGGTGGAGGTGGGGGGCGATCTTCGCGTTTTCGGCAGGTCCCCGGCCGGCGCCGGCTGGCCGGTCGGCATTCGCGACCCGTCCTCGGACCAACTTGCGGGCACGATCAATATCGTCGACCGCGCGGTCTGTACCAGCGGCGGCTACGCCCGCTTCGTCGAGATCGAGGGCGAGCGCTACAGTCACATCCTCGATCCCAGAACCGGTGTGCCGGTGGACGACGTCGTGTCGACCACCGTGATCGCGAGCGACGCGGCGACTGCCGACGCCTGGGCGACGGCGCTCTCGGTTCTGGGATCCGAGGGCCTCGAGAGTCTCGAAGAAGATGTCGAGGCTCTGCTGCTCTTCGGGAAGCGCGACGCTCCTCGAGCCGTGGCCTCGTCGGGCTTTCCCGCTCTCGGGGATCGGTCCGGCGTTCCGGTCTCGCGGATCGACTGA
- a CDS encoding RnfABCDGE type electron transport complex subunit B, producing the protein MLTVTLITLAAATMLALAVAAGSILGWANRAFYVAVDARVTRIQSVLPGVNCSGCGYVGCGEYAEAVAAGDAAVNLCAPGGASCAQAVAGIMGVDVEPSWPYRAIVHCAARFDQRLGRSEYRGELSCSAANLVAGYQGCTYGCLGLEDCVRSCEFDAIHVIEGLAVIDYRKCTGCGACVDACPRHIISRVPFKASRILAVACSNQDFGNDVRAVCTFGCIGCKACERVSSLFAMQDNLPVLDYDSYEPDSAPQAEELDKSIEKCPMESLLWVGEPAPEDILATADEELPLRAVADFKTTVDQAEWRG; encoded by the coding sequence ATGCTGACGGTCACTCTGATAACGCTTGCCGCCGCCACCATGCTGGCGCTCGCCGTGGCGGCCGGATCGATCCTCGGCTGGGCGAACCGAGCTTTCTATGTCGCGGTCGACGCCCGGGTGACCCGGATCCAAAGCGTGCTGCCCGGCGTCAACTGCAGCGGATGCGGATATGTTGGATGCGGAGAGTACGCCGAAGCGGTTGCGGCCGGCGACGCCGCAGTCAACCTGTGCGCCCCGGGCGGCGCCAGCTGTGCCCAGGCGGTGGCCGGCATCATGGGGGTCGATGTGGAACCGAGCTGGCCCTACCGCGCCATCGTCCACTGCGCGGCGCGCTTCGATCAGCGCCTGGGACGTAGCGAGTATCGCGGCGAGCTGAGCTGCTCGGCAGCCAATCTCGTGGCCGGCTATCAGGGTTGCACCTACGGTTGCCTCGGCCTGGAGGACTGCGTGCGATCCTGCGAGTTCGACGCTATCCACGTGATCGAGGGTCTGGCGGTCATCGACTACCGCAAGTGCACTGGCTGCGGCGCCTGCGTCGATGCCTGCCCTCGCCACATCATAAGCCGCGTGCCGTTCAAGGCGAGCCGAATCCTGGCCGTGGCCTGCTCCAATCAGGACTTCGGCAACGACGTCCGCGCCGTCTGTACGTTCGGCTGTATCGGCTGCAAAGCCTGCGAGCGCGTGAGCAGCTTGTTTGCCATGCAGGACAACCTGCCGGTCCTCGACTACGACTCCTACGAGCCCGACAGCGCTCCCCAAGCCGAGGAACTCGACAAGAGCATCGAGAAGTGCCCGATGGAATCGCTGCTTTGGGTGGGAGAACCGGCTCCGGAAGACATCTTGGCTACCGCCGACGAAGAGCTGCCGTTGCGCGCCGTGGCGGACTTCAAGACGACCGTCGACCAGGCCGAGTGGCGGGGCTGA
- a CDS encoding RnfA-Nqr electron transport subunit has translation MELFADLLLIAVGAALINNFVLTYFVGICPFLGVSRRLDMALGMGFAVTFVISVAALLSWTLTEFVLRPGAPLPSMVWRAVAGESADGAMDLSILSYIVYIFVIASSVQFVELYVRKFFPALYKSFGVFLPLITTNCAILFGCLEVMKHVHSREWGLAESMTMAIFGGLGFTLAIVLMAGIREELDLSDVPRAFRGAAITMVTACILALAFMGFTGVGANVRDALLGAEAVEAVIEDAGPGDTAKSLGTTEPRPRD, from the coding sequence ATGGAGCTCTTCGCCGATCTGCTGTTGATCGCGGTGGGCGCGGCCCTGATCAACAACTTCGTGCTGACCTACTTCGTCGGCATCTGCCCGTTCCTCGGGGTCTCGCGACGGCTGGACATGGCCCTGGGCATGGGCTTCGCCGTGACCTTCGTGATCTCGGTCGCCGCCCTCCTGTCGTGGACGCTGACCGAGTTCGTGCTGCGCCCGGGAGCGCCACTACCGAGCATGGTCTGGCGCGCCGTCGCCGGGGAATCGGCGGACGGAGCGATGGACCTCAGCATCCTCTCCTACATCGTCTACATTTTCGTCATCGCCTCGAGCGTCCAATTCGTCGAGCTCTACGTACGCAAGTTCTTTCCAGCGCTGTACAAGTCGTTCGGAGTCTTCCTACCGTTGATCACGACCAACTGCGCCATCCTGTTCGGCTGCCTCGAAGTCATGAAGCACGTTCACAGCCGGGAGTGGGGCCTCGCGGAGTCAATGACCATGGCCATCTTCGGGGGCCTCGGCTTCACCCTGGCGATCGTGCTCATGGCCGGAATTCGCGAAGAACTGGATCTCTCCGACGTCCCGCGGGCCTTTCGCGGAGCGGCCATCACCATGGTCACGGCCTGCATCCTGGCGCTCGCTTTCATGGGCTTCACCGGAGTCGGAGCCAACGTGCGCGATGCCCTGCTCGGTGCAGAGGCCGTCGAGGCCGTCATTGAGGACGCCGGTCCGGGGGACACCGCCAAGAGTCTCGGCACTACCGAGCCCCGGCCGCGCGACTGA
- the rsxE gene encoding electron transport complex subunit RsxE, producing the protein MTTSPTALERFLNGILPENPVYRQLLGMCPTLAVTAAMKPALTMVAATAFVLICANLVTSVIRSFLKPHLRILVFTLTIATFVTIADRLLAAFAYPMSQQLGPYVPLIIVNCMIICRCEVCASKQGPLTALADAAGNSLGFLLALGSVATVREILGMGSWFGLPVLPEAFPRFVLMVMPPGAFLTLGVLLAATTAFQQLRDRRRTPAEEAGADSASPELERAS; encoded by the coding sequence ATGACAACCAGCCCCACCGCTCTCGAGCGCTTCCTCAACGGCATTTTGCCGGAGAACCCGGTTTACCGGCAGCTGCTCGGCATGTGCCCGACCCTGGCGGTGACCGCGGCGATGAAACCGGCACTCACCATGGTCGCGGCCACCGCCTTCGTTCTCATCTGCGCCAATCTCGTGACCAGCGTCATTCGAAGCTTCCTCAAGCCGCATCTGCGGATCCTGGTCTTCACCCTCACCATCGCGACTTTCGTGACCATCGCCGATCGCCTGCTGGCGGCCTTCGCCTACCCGATGAGCCAGCAGCTCGGCCCCTACGTGCCGTTGATCATCGTCAACTGCATGATCATTTGCCGCTGTGAAGTCTGCGCCTCGAAGCAGGGGCCGCTCACCGCCCTCGCCGATGCGGCCGGCAACTCGCTCGGCTTCCTGCTCGCGCTGGGCAGCGTCGCCACGGTGCGCGAGATCCTGGGCATGGGCAGCTGGTTCGGACTGCCGGTGCTGCCCGAGGCCTTCCCGCGCTTCGTCTTGATGGTGATGCCCCCGGGAGCGTTCCTCACCCTCGGGGTGCTGTTGGCTGCGACCACGGCGTTTCAACAGCTTCGTGACCGTCGCCGGACTCCGGCCGAGGAAGCCGGGGCAGACAGCGCGAGCCCCGAGCTCGAGAGGGCCAGCTGA
- a CDS encoding FMN-binding protein: protein MSTERLSVLREAWLILVLAAGFGAALAAVQTGLGERIEANKRAQTLSQVPALVLGSELTRDATIAIRDGRIEVRRAGGEAQILEVVERQIAGHLVLEVRRSTDELAGWVLWGADQGYADQIELLVGLSPDGAVIRGLYVLSQKETPALGDGITREEFRQRFVGRRTDRRLQVTRVAEEASATDGGILALTAATISSRSVCDIVNRTVAEVKPRLPIEEDSRSR, encoded by the coding sequence ATGAGTACCGAGAGGCTGAGCGTGCTGCGGGAAGCGTGGCTGATTCTGGTGCTCGCCGCCGGCTTCGGGGCCGCCCTGGCTGCCGTGCAGACGGGCCTCGGGGAACGGATCGAAGCCAACAAGCGAGCCCAGACCCTGAGCCAGGTGCCGGCCCTGGTCCTCGGCTCGGAGCTGACCCGGGACGCCACGATCGCTATCCGTGACGGCCGGATCGAGGTGCGCCGCGCCGGCGGCGAAGCGCAGATTCTCGAGGTCGTTGAGCGGCAGATCGCCGGTCATCTGGTTCTCGAAGTGCGGCGTTCCACGGATGAGCTCGCCGGCTGGGTCCTCTGGGGCGCCGACCAGGGGTATGCGGACCAGATCGAGCTGCTGGTCGGACTGAGTCCCGATGGCGCGGTGATCCGCGGACTCTACGTCTTGAGCCAGAAGGAGACCCCGGCGCTGGGTGATGGCATTACCCGCGAGGAGTTCCGACAACGGTTCGTCGGCCGTCGTACCGACCGGCGACTGCAGGTTACACGGGTCGCCGAGGAGGCAAGCGCGACCGATGGCGGCATCCTGGCTCTCACCGCGGCCACGATCAGCTCCAGGAGCGTCTGCGACATCGTCAACCGGACGGTCGCCGAGGTGAAGCCTCGGCTGCCGATCGAAGAGGACTCGAGATCACGATGA
- a CDS encoding RnfABCDGE type electron transport complex subunit D encodes MSKPEKLPIPLAEPEAEVPRIHVAPGPHISAPVTTWRMMVDVALGLLPVLLAAVWFFRWHAVLQVAVCALGCTAAEAVFARLRGRRAPLADGSALVTGLILGLSLPWSAPVYVGVVGSFVAIGVGKAAFGGLGQNIFNPAMVGRAFVMISFASVLGATAYVSPEGPLDIVTQATPLTVAKEAAGEMPGLWPLFVGSVNGSLGETSALACLIGGLFLCLRRAAAWQIPASMIVSAAAVAGLANLVNPETPLTVLHHLAGGSLLFGAVFIATDPVTSPLAPKGRAVFGAGVGALVIFIRLFSNYPEGVVFAVLLMNATVPLINRWTIPRPFGAPKKATVSDGARA; translated from the coding sequence ATGAGCAAGCCGGAGAAGCTCCCGATCCCGCTCGCCGAGCCGGAGGCCGAGGTGCCGCGCATCCATGTGGCACCCGGACCGCACATCTCGGCGCCGGTGACCACCTGGCGGATGATGGTCGACGTCGCGCTCGGCCTGTTGCCGGTGCTGCTCGCGGCGGTCTGGTTCTTTCGCTGGCATGCAGTGCTTCAAGTCGCGGTTTGCGCACTCGGCTGCACGGCCGCCGAAGCGGTGTTCGCCCGCCTGCGCGGCCGGCGGGCACCGCTCGCGGACGGATCGGCGCTGGTCACCGGCTTGATCCTGGGACTGTCCCTGCCCTGGAGCGCCCCAGTCTACGTCGGTGTTGTGGGCTCGTTCGTGGCCATCGGCGTCGGCAAGGCGGCCTTCGGCGGTCTCGGACAGAACATCTTCAACCCGGCGATGGTCGGGCGAGCCTTCGTGATGATCAGCTTCGCCTCGGTTCTTGGCGCCACCGCCTACGTCAGCCCCGAGGGCCCACTCGACATCGTCACCCAAGCGACCCCGTTGACCGTCGCCAAAGAGGCGGCCGGCGAAATGCCGGGCCTGTGGCCGCTGTTCGTCGGTAGCGTCAACGGATCTCTTGGCGAGACAAGTGCCCTCGCTTGCCTGATCGGCGGGCTCTTTCTGTGTCTGCGGCGGGCCGCTGCCTGGCAGATTCCGGCGAGCATGATCGTCTCCGCCGCGGCGGTCGCCGGGTTAGCGAATCTGGTCAATCCCGAAACACCCTTGACCGTCCTTCATCACCTGGCGGGTGGCTCTCTGCTCTTTGGAGCGGTCTTCATCGCCACCGATCCGGTGACCAGTCCGCTGGCCCCCAAGGGACGCGCCGTTTTCGGCGCCGGCGTCGGGGCTCTGGTGATCTTCATCCGGCTGTTCTCGAACTACCCGGAAGGCGTGGTCTTCGCGGTGCTGCTAATGAACGCCACAGTGCCGCTCATCAACCGCTGGACGATACCGCGGCCGTTCGGCGCCCCCAAAAAGGCGACGGTTTCGGACGGAGCTCGAGCATGA
- the rsxC gene encoding electron transport complex subunit RsxC: protein MSLADAVASTRSTFRRGIHPPDEKALAAESPIEVLPTPKEIRVPLLQHLGSPCEPTVKPKQAVALGDEVGNVEAMVSAPVHASVAGTVGRATVATLPNGRHVGVLPIKAGEQEIEGRDLYQDLLGGEWPLEEIERCEPREIVEAVRRAGLIGMGGAAFPTHVKLTARDDKPIDTVLVNGCECEPYLAADYRTMIEAPAAIVAGALLAKRALGARRLVVGIEDNKPKAIQHMKTAASGTAVEVKSVRTKYPQGAEKQLVRAVLAATVPEGGLPLDVGALVVNVETAASIARAVLRGKPLTHRIVTVSGRGVARPRNLVVPIGISFSELLAASGGVLPGAARILAGGPMMGFCVGSTSAPVTKGTGAVTVLTHADLQRARETACVRCGRCVDVCPLSLVPTRIAIAARHKDWDLARRYHIKTCMECGCCAWVCPAQIPLVQLIRMGKAEMATA from the coding sequence TTGAGCCTCGCTGACGCCGTCGCCTCGACTCGCTCGACCTTTCGCCGCGGGATCCATCCACCGGACGAGAAGGCCCTCGCCGCCGAGAGCCCGATCGAGGTCCTGCCGACGCCGAAGGAGATCCGCGTTCCGCTTCTGCAGCACCTGGGCAGCCCCTGCGAGCCTACCGTCAAGCCCAAGCAGGCCGTGGCACTCGGCGACGAAGTCGGCAACGTCGAGGCGATGGTGTCGGCGCCGGTCCACGCTTCGGTGGCGGGGACGGTCGGCCGGGCCACGGTTGCGACACTCCCCAACGGGCGCCACGTCGGCGTGCTCCCGATCAAGGCGGGAGAGCAGGAGATCGAGGGCCGGGACCTGTACCAAGATCTTCTCGGCGGAGAGTGGCCACTGGAGGAGATCGAGCGGTGTGAACCCCGCGAGATTGTCGAAGCCGTAAGGCGCGCCGGCCTGATTGGAATGGGCGGCGCCGCCTTTCCGACTCACGTCAAGCTCACCGCTCGAGACGACAAACCGATCGATACCGTGCTGGTGAACGGCTGCGAGTGCGAGCCCTACCTGGCGGCCGACTACCGGACGATGATCGAGGCCCCGGCGGCGATCGTCGCCGGGGCCCTGCTGGCGAAGCGCGCACTCGGTGCCCGCCGGCTCGTGGTGGGAATCGAGGACAACAAACCTAAAGCGATCCAGCACATGAAAACCGCGGCCTCGGGCACAGCGGTCGAGGTCAAGAGCGTCCGAACGAAGTACCCGCAGGGTGCCGAGAAGCAACTCGTTCGGGCCGTGCTCGCGGCCACGGTGCCCGAAGGTGGCCTGCCCCTGGATGTCGGTGCGCTCGTGGTCAATGTCGAGACCGCGGCCTCGATCGCCCGCGCCGTGCTGCGGGGCAAGCCGCTGACCCACAGAATCGTGACCGTCTCCGGCCGCGGCGTGGCGCGGCCGCGGAATCTCGTCGTGCCCATTGGTATCTCATTCAGCGAGCTGCTGGCGGCCTCCGGCGGAGTGCTGCCGGGGGCGGCGCGAATCCTCGCCGGGGGGCCGATGATGGGCTTCTGCGTCGGCTCCACAAGTGCGCCCGTAACCAAGGGCACCGGCGCCGTGACCGTGCTGACCCACGCGGACCTGCAGCGCGCCAGAGAGACGGCCTGCGTTCGCTGCGGCCGCTGCGTAGACGTGTGCCCCCTGTCCTTGGTGCCGACCCGCATCGCAATCGCCGCTCGCCACAAAGATTGGGATCTCGCCCGGCGCTACCACATCAAGACCTGCATGGAGTGTGGCTGCTGCGCCTGGGTGTGCCCGGCGCAGATTCCGCTCGTTCAGCTGATCCGCATGGGCAAGGCCGAGATGGCAACCGCATGA
- a CDS encoding SoxR reducing system RseC family protein, which produces MQGPRLVAASFLYFLVPAVTALVGAAAGSDPLEQLIGGAIGLLLGMLVAITAARRYRTALEREACFEPR; this is translated from the coding sequence TTGCAAGGCCCCCGGCTCGTCGCCGCTTCCTTTCTCTACTTCCTCGTGCCAGCGGTCACGGCCCTCGTGGGGGCCGCCGCGGGCAGCGACCCGCTTGAACAGCTGATCGGGGGCGCGATAGGACTGCTGCTTGGAATGCTGGTGGCCATCACCGCGGCCAGACGGTACCGCACTGCGCTCGAGCGGGAGGCCTGCTTTGAGCCTCGCTGA
- a CDS encoding SLC13 family permease encodes MTQATLVLLILAGTVALFASDRLRVDVVALLSLLALVATGTLSTAEALSGLAAPIVVMIGALFVVGEGLTNTGIAARVAAAVAAIGRRNERLLLPSIMTLSALLSALMSSTGTVAVMLPVVIGLARALDRPLSGLLLPMAFAAQLGGVLTLIGTPPNLIVSQALGNATGTGLTFFSLTPYGLVGLVAGITLMVVAGRMLLPAGKGGTQLAEEPSLEELARLFGLAPRVAVCRLPANSPFAGRSASAVGARRNYGVSLLSQVKDAAEPWGRPRAYAVEPHSRLSAGDRLLAKGTKEALAEFVAAGGLEAHPFEPRREAERVILELGVVEVLLTPQSRLIGRTVRESGVRERFGVNVVAVRRRGKAIDRPVSTIRLDFGDSLLVVGSWNRIEELRRDRRNLIVASEPRTEPDRLPGAARAPWAVAVLAAMLALMVFSEVPLVWSAVGAALAMILGGAVEPGSVYRVIQWPSLVMIAAMLPVATALGNSGALDLLVGSASSALAGAPVVVALLGLMLATSLLSQVISNTATAVLLAPVAIEMASRLGVAAEPLLIGVAIAASTAFATPVASPVNALVLGPGGYRFGDFFKAGVALQATVLLLSAGLILVLAL; translated from the coding sequence ATGACGCAGGCGACACTCGTTCTTCTCATTCTCGCCGGCACGGTGGCGCTCTTCGCTTCGGACCGCCTGCGCGTCGACGTCGTCGCCCTGCTGTCGCTTCTCGCTCTGGTGGCCACCGGCACGCTTTCGACGGCCGAGGCGCTGTCGGGGCTCGCCGCTCCGATCGTGGTGATGATCGGCGCGCTCTTCGTAGTCGGTGAGGGGCTGACCAACACCGGTATCGCCGCCCGGGTGGCGGCCGCGGTCGCGGCCATCGGCCGCCGCAATGAGCGGCTCTTGCTGCCCTCGATCATGACCCTCTCGGCACTCTTGTCGGCTCTCATGAGCAGCACCGGCACGGTCGCCGTGATGCTCCCAGTGGTCATCGGGCTGGCGCGGGCCCTCGACCGGCCACTCTCGGGTCTTCTGTTGCCGATGGCGTTCGCGGCCCAGCTCGGTGGCGTGCTGACCCTCATCGGCACACCCCCGAACTTGATCGTCTCGCAGGCGCTCGGGAACGCGACGGGAACGGGCCTGACGTTCTTCTCGCTCACGCCGTACGGCCTGGTCGGCCTGGTCGCGGGAATCACCTTGATGGTAGTCGCCGGCCGGATGCTGCTGCCGGCGGGCAAGGGTGGGACTCAGCTCGCCGAAGAGCCCTCGCTCGAAGAGTTGGCCCGGCTCTTCGGTCTGGCGCCGCGGGTAGCCGTCTGCCGGCTGCCGGCCAATTCGCCGTTTGCCGGGCGCAGCGCCTCGGCGGTCGGGGCACGGCGCAACTATGGGGTATCACTGCTGTCACAAGTGAAGGATGCCGCCGAACCCTGGGGCCGGCCACGAGCCTACGCCGTCGAGCCCCACAGCCGTCTCTCCGCCGGAGACCGGCTGCTGGCAAAGGGTACGAAGGAAGCCCTCGCGGAGTTCGTAGCCGCTGGCGGTCTCGAAGCCCATCCGTTCGAGCCCCGGCGCGAAGCCGAGAGGGTGATTCTAGAGCTCGGAGTTGTCGAAGTGCTGCTGACGCCGCAGTCGCGTCTCATCGGGAGAACCGTGCGCGAGTCGGGCGTGCGCGAGCGGTTCGGCGTCAACGTCGTGGCGGTTAGACGGCGCGGCAAGGCCATCGACCGACCGGTGAGCACGATCCGACTCGACTTCGGTGACTCCCTGCTGGTCGTGGGCTCCTGGAATCGAATCGAGGAGCTGAGGCGGGATCGCCGCAACCTGATCGTAGCCAGCGAGCCGAGGACCGAGCCGGACCGGCTCCCCGGCGCCGCGAGAGCGCCATGGGCCGTCGCGGTCCTGGCGGCCATGCTCGCCTTGATGGTTTTCTCGGAGGTACCGCTGGTGTGGTCGGCGGTCGGCGCCGCGCTGGCAATGATCCTGGGTGGTGCGGTCGAGCCGGGCTCGGTCTATCGCGTCATCCAGTGGCCCAGCCTGGTGATGATCGCCGCCATGCTGCCGGTGGCGACGGCGCTCGGTAACAGCGGAGCTCTGGACTTGCTGGTCGGCTCGGCGAGCTCCGCGCTCGCCGGCGCGCCGGTCGTCGTAGCCCTCCTGGGCCTGATGCTGGCAACCTCCCTGCTTTCCCAGGTGATCTCCAACACGGCCACCGCGGTGCTGCTGGCTCCGGTCGCGATCGAGATGGCCAGCCGCCTCGGCGTCGCGGCCGAGCCGCTACTGATAGGCGTAGCCATCGCGGCTTCGACCGCCTTTGCCACGCCGGTCGCCTCGCCGGTCAACGCCCTGGTGCTCGGGCCCGGAGGCTATCGATTCGGCGACTTCTTCAAGGCCGGCGTTGCCCTACAGGCAACCGTGCTCCTCTTGTCTGCCGGGCTGATTCTCGTTCTAGCCCTCTGA